One genomic region from Candidatus Binatia bacterium encodes:
- a CDS encoding TMEM165/GDT1 family protein translates to MKALLVVFLSVFIAELGDKTQLATLLFATDRNLSRAAVFAAASAALVFSSLLAVLFGSQISRAISPSALRLVAGIGFIFIGTWMLLGNNRQ, encoded by the coding sequence TTGAAAGCGCTGCTGGTGGTGTTTTTGAGCGTTTTTATCGCTGAGCTCGGAGACAAGACTCAGTTGGCGACCTTGCTCTTCGCGACGGATCGGAACCTCAGCCGGGCGGCGGTCTTTGCGGCCGCCTCGGCCGCGCTGGTTTTTTCGAGTCTCCTCGCGGTTCTTTTCGGGTCGCAAATCTCGCGGGCTATTTCTCCGTCCGCGCTGCGGCTCGTTGCTGGAATCGGATTCATCTTCATCGGAACATGGATGCTGTTGGGGAACAACAGGCAGTAG